In a single window of the Nodularia spumigena CCY9414 genome:
- a CDS encoding TIGR02652 family protein, protein MMNPGLQYPIFGSDIQCPHCRQTIPALTLTDTYLCTRHGAFEANPKTGELVHLQSGRHWRRWNNEWYRQHTHPDGIRFEIHEALDKLYTQGYRATRVIIAKRYQELMSGYLERSTPWRSGQPEATSARLYGLPVDFSPDASEDPCWDVINFDLEKEPGVPVRYPYFRLFE, encoded by the coding sequence ATGATGAATCCAGGTTTGCAGTACCCCATATTTGGCTCTGACATTCAGTGTCCCCACTGTCGTCAGACTATTCCGGCGTTGACACTAACAGATACGTATTTGTGTACGCGTCATGGTGCTTTTGAGGCTAATCCTAAAACTGGAGAGTTAGTTCATCTACAGTCGGGTCGTCATTGGCGACGCTGGAATAATGAATGGTATAGACAGCACACCCATCCTGATGGGATTCGCTTTGAAATCCACGAGGCACTGGATAAGCTGTACACTCAAGGTTACCGAGCAACACGGGTAATTATTGCTAAACGTTATCAGGAATTGATGAGTGGTTATTTAGAACGCAGTACTCCTTGGCGTTCTGGACAGCCGGAAGCTACCTCTGCACGATTATACGGCTTACCTGTGGATTTTAGTCCCGATGCTTCGGAAGACCCTTGTTGGGATGTGATTAATTTTGATTTGGAAAAAGAGCCTGGTGTCCCTGTACGCTATCCCTATTTCCGATTATTTGAGTAA
- a CDS encoding gamma carbonic anhydrase family protein: protein MSTASYWPSPDFSLAAFIAANAVVIGSVNIQAGASIWYGAVVRGDVERIDIGECTNIQDGAILHGDPGLPTILENHVTVGHRAVVHSAYIEHGCLIGIGAIILDGVRVGHGSIIGAGAVVTKNIPPLSLVVGVPGKVLRQISEDEAAELIEHAERYKNLALVHAGKGNDLGFYPKK from the coding sequence GTGTCTACAGCTTCTTACTGGCCATCTCCCGATTTTTCTCTCGCCGCCTTCATCGCAGCCAACGCTGTGGTTATCGGTTCGGTCAACATTCAAGCCGGAGCCAGCATTTGGTATGGTGCAGTAGTCAGGGGAGACGTGGAACGCATTGACATTGGCGAATGTACAAACATTCAGGATGGGGCCATTTTACATGGTGATCCAGGTTTACCAACAATTTTAGAAAATCATGTCACCGTAGGGCATCGCGCCGTGGTACATTCAGCCTACATTGAACATGGCTGTTTGATTGGCATTGGTGCAATTATTTTAGACGGCGTAAGAGTAGGTCATGGTAGCATTATTGGTGCTGGTGCAGTAGTCACTAAAAATATCCCCCCCCTGTCTCTAGTCGTCGGTGTTCCCGGTAAAGTATTGCGCCAAATTTCAGAAGACGAAGCAGCAGAACTAATCGAACACGCAGAGCGTTACAAAAACTTAGCCTTGGTTCATGCCGGAAAAGGAAATGATCTTGGCTTTTACCCAAAGAAATAG
- a CDS encoding photosystem II protein Y, with product MDIDYRIAVVIAPIAIAASWAAFNIGAAALRQVQNFLNKEA from the coding sequence ATGGATATCGATTACCGTATTGCCGTCGTTATTGCACCAATTGCCATTGCTGCTAGTTGGGCTGCTTTTAACATTGGAGCCGCCGCTTTAAGACAAGTGCAAAACTTTTTAAACAAAGAAGCCTAA